The following proteins come from a genomic window of Leishmania major strain Friedlin complete genome, chromosome 17:
- a CDS encoding elongation factor 1-alpha gives MGKDKVHMNLVVVGHVDAGKSTATGHLIYKCGGIDKRTIEKFEKEAAEIGKASFKYAWVLDKLKAERERGITIDIALWKFESPKSVFTIIDAPGHRDFIKNMITGTSQADAAILMIDSTHGGFEAGISKDGQTREHALLAFTLGVKQMVVCCNKMDDKTVTYAQSRYDEISKEVGAYLKRVGYNPEKVRFIPISGWQGDNMIEKSDNMPWYKGPTLLDALDMLEPPVRPVDKPLRLPLQDVYKIGGIGTVPVGRVETGIMKPGDVVTFAPANVTTEVKSIEMHHEQLAEAQPGDNVGFNVKNVSVKDIRRGNVCGNSKNDPPKEAADFTAQVIVLNHPGQISNGYAPVLDCHTSHIACRFAEIESKIDRRSGKELEKNPKAIKSGDAAIVKMVPQKPMCVEVFNDYAPLGRFAVRDMRQTVAVGIIKGVNKKEGSGGKVTKAAAKASKK, from the coding sequence ATGGGCAAGGATAAGGTGCACATGAACCTTGTGGTCGTCGGCCATGTCGACGCCGGCAAGTCCACCGCCACTGGCCACTTGATCTACAAGTGCGGTGGCATCGACAAGCGCACGATCGAGAAGTTCGAGAAGGAGGCCGCCGAGATCGGCAAGGCGTCCTTCAAGTACGCGTGGGTGCTCGACAAGCTGAAggcggagcgcgagcgcggcaTCACGATCGACATTGCGCTGTGGAAGTTCGAGTCGCCCAAGTCCGTGTTCACGATCATCGATGCGCCCGGCCACCGCGACTTCATCAAGAACATGATCACGGGCACGTCGCAGGCGGACGCCGCCATTCTGATGATCGACTCGACGCATGGCGGCTTCGAGGCTGGCATCTCGAAGGACGGCCAGACCCGCGAGCACGCGCTGCTTGCCTTCACTCTTGGCGTGAAGCAGATGGTGGTGTGCTGCAACAAGATGGACGACAAGACGGTGACGTACGCGCAGTCGCGCTACGATGAGATCAGCAAGGAGGTGGGCGCGTACCTGAAGCGCGTGGGCTACAACCCGGAGAAGGTGCGCTTCATCCCGATCTCGGGCTGGCAGGGCGACAACATGATCGAGAAGTCGGACAACATGCCGTGGTACAAGGGTCCCACGCTGCTGGACGCGCTCGACATGCTGgagccgccggtgcgcccGGTGGacaagccgctgcgcctgccccTGCAGGACGTGTACAAGATCGGCGGTATCGGGACGGTGCCCGTGGGCCGCGTGGAGACCGGCATCATGAAGCCGGGCGACGTGGTGACGTTCGCGCCCGCCAACGTGACGACTGAGGTGAAGTCGATCGAGATGCAccacgagcagctggcggaggcgcagcccGGCGACAACGTCGGCTTCAACGTGAAGAACGTGTCGGTGAAGGACATCCGCCGTGGTAACGTGTGCGGCAACTCGAAGAACGACCCGCcgaaggaggcggccgaCTTCACGGCGCAGGTGATCGTGCTGAACCACCCCGGCCAGATCAGCAACGGCTATGCGCCGGTGCTGGACTGCCACACGAGCCACATTGCGTGCCGCTTCGCGGAAATCGAGTCCAAGATCGACCGCCGCTCCGgcaaggagctggagaagaacCCCAAGGCGATCAAGTCTGGCGATGCCGCGATCGTGAAGATGGTGCCGCAGAAGCCGATGTGCGTGGAGGTGTTCAACGACTACGCGCCGCTGGGCCGCTTTGCCGTGCGCGACATGCGCCAGACGGTGGCCGTGGGCATCATCAAGGGCGTGAACAAGaaggagggcagcggcggtaaGGTGACCAAGGCGGCCGCGAAGGCTTCGAAGAAGTAA
- a CDS encoding elongation factor 1-alpha has product MGKDKVHMNLVVVGHVDAGKSTATGHLIYKCGGIDKRTIEKFEKEAAEIGKASFKYAWVLDKLKAERERGITIDIALWKFESPKSVFTIIDAPGHRDFIKNMITGTSQADAAILMIDSTHGGFEAGISKDGQTREHALLAFTLGVKQMVVCCNKMDDKTVTYAQSRYDEISKEVGAYLKRVGYNPEKVRFIPISGWQGDNMIEKSDNMPWYKGPTLLDALDMLEPPVRPVDKPLRLPLQDVYKIGGIGTVPVGRVETGIMKPGDVVTFAPANVTTEVKSIEMHHEQLAEAQPGDNVGFNVKNVSVKDIRRGNVCGNSKNDPPKEAADFTAQVIVLNHPGQISNGYAPVLDCHTSHIACRFAEIESKIDRRSGKELEKNPKAIKSGDAAIVKMVPQKPMCVEVFNDYAPLGRFAVRDMRQTVAVGIIKGVNKKEGSGGKVTKAAAKASKK; this is encoded by the coding sequence ATGGGCAAGGATAAGGTGCACATGAACCTTGTGGTCGTCGGCCATGTCGACGCCGGCAAGTCCACCGCCACTGGCCACTTGATCTACAAGTGCGGTGGCATCGACAAGCGCACGATCGAGAAGTTCGAGAAGGAGGCCGCCGAGATCGGCAAGGCGTCCTTCAAGTACGCGTGGGTGCTCGACAAGCTGAAggcggagcgcgagcgcggcaTCACGATCGACATTGCGCTGTGGAAGTTCGAGTCGCCCAAGTCCGTGTTCACGATCATCGATGCGCCCGGCCACCGCGACTTCATCAAGAACATGATCACGGGCACGTCGCAGGCGGACGCCGCCATTCTGATGATCGACTCGACGCATGGCGGCTTCGAGGCTGGCATCTCGAAGGACGGCCAGACCCGCGAGCACGCGCTGCTTGCCTTCACTCTTGGCGTGAAGCAGATGGTGGTGTGCTGCAACAAGATGGACGACAAGACGGTGACGTACGCGCAGTCACGCTACGATGAGATCAGCAAGGAGGTGGGCGCGTACCTGAAGCGCGTGGGCTACAACCCGGAGAAGGTGCGCTTCATCCCGATCTCGGGCTGGCAGGGCGACAACATGATCGAGAAGTCGGACAACATGCCGTGGTACAAGGGTCCCACGCTGCTGGACGCGCTCGACATGCTGgagccgccggtgcgcccGGTGGacaagccgctgcgcctgccccTGCAGGACGTGTACAAGATCGGCGGTATCGGGACGGTGCCCGTGGGCCGCGTGGAGACCGGCATCATGAAGCCGGGCGACGTGGTGACGTTCGCGCCCGCCAACGTGACGACTGAGGTGAAGTCGATCGAGATGCAccacgagcagctggcggaggcgcagcccGGCGACAACGTCGGCTTCAACGTGAAGAACGTGTCGGTGAAGGACATCCGCCGTGGTAACGTGTGCGGCAACTCGAAGAACGACCCGCcgaaggaggcggccgaCTTCACGGCGCAGGTGATCGTGCTGAACCACCCCGGCCAGATCAGCAACGGCTATGCGCCGGTGCTGGACTGCCACACGAGCCACATTGCGTGCCGCTTCGCGGAAATCGAGTCCAAGATCGACCGCCGCTCCGgcaaggagctggagaagaacCCCAAGGCGATCAAGTCTGGCGATGCCGCGATCGTGAAGATGGTGCCGCAGAAGCCGATGTGCGTGGAGGTGTTCAACGACTACGCGCCGCTGGGCCGCTTTGCCGTGCGCGACATGCGCCAGACGGTGGCCGTGGGCATCATCAAGGGCGTGAACAAGaaggagggcagcggcggtaaGGTGACCAAGGCGGCCGCGAAGGCTTCGAAGAAGTAA